In a single window of the Tribolium castaneum strain GA2 chromosome 8, icTriCast1.1, whole genome shotgun sequence genome:
- the LOC103313418 gene encoding zinc finger protein GLIS1, giving the protein MLNTNEMIYDPPPVAHLSQAELMEKFNLAFYEGQNMKTFEEPEIKDDYLIDYLISNAPESDFDLNEFVQTFDENLSRTESTISETFSDIFGPPSMDLDDIDLDFQDLDLLPPVNSFGTYLRNLPEDSLIETNEDTRAEFGHLIGAPIEEPLPENQIILNQDEALLQDAVTTTLQCQWENCYQIYDHQTALVKHIEKCHVEVKRGEEFACFWANCPRKIKPFNARYKLLIHMRVHSGEKPNKCPFEGCNKAFSRLENLKIHQRSHTGERPYLCQFPTCTKSFSNSSDRAKHQRTHFDTKPYACQVVGCTKKYTDPSSLRKHVKNHTSEEQMLVKKKGQDECFDSSYVRKFFDPNRQKAVKISDKNQLYTDHNYSSEERKYDSVNIRQDLKNKISEKRLRKLY; this is encoded by the exons ATGTTAAACACAAACGAAATGATCTACGACCCACCTCCAGTGGCTCACCTGAGCCAAGCCGAACTAATGGAAAAATTCAATCTCGCATTTTACGAAGGCCAGAACATGAAAACTTTCGAAGAACCCGAAATCAAAGACGACTATCTCATCGACTACTTGATTTCAAACGCACCCGAAAGCGACTTTGACTTGAACGAATTCGTGCAAACTTTCGACGAGAATCTATCACGCACCGAAAGCACAATCTCGGAAACATTCTCCGATATTTTTGGGCCTCCCAGTATGGACTTGGACGATATTGACTTGGATTTTCAAGACTTGGATCTTCTGCCTCCTGTTAACTCCTTCGGGACGTACCTTCGGAACCTCCCCGAGGACAGTTTAATTGAAACAAATGAAGACACAAGGGCCGAATTCGGGCACTTGATTGGGGCCCCAATCGAGGAACCCCTTCCCGAAAACCAAATTATCCTGAACCAGGACGAAGCGCTCCTTCAGGACGCTGTGACCACAACCCTGCAATGCCAATGGGAGAACTGCTACCAGATCTACGACCATCAGACCGCTCTGGTCAAGCACATCGAAAAGTGTCACGTTGAAGTAAAACGCGGGGAGGAATTTGCCTGTTTTTGGGCGAACTGTCCGCGAAAAATCAAGCCGTTTAACGCCAGATACAAGCTCCTGATCCATATGAGAGTACACAGTGGCGAAAAACCGAACAAATGCCCG TTCGAGGGTTGTAATAAGGCATTTTCACGCttggaaaatttgaaaatacacCAAAGGAGTCACACGGGGGAAAGGCCCTACCTGTGCCAATTTCCCACCTGTACCAAGAGCTTTTCCAACAGTTCGGACAGAGCCAAGCACCAAAGAACACACTTTGATACA AAACCATACGCGTGTCAAGTGGTCGgttgcacaaaaaaatacaccgACCCGAGCAGTCTGCGAAAACACGTCAAGAACCACACAAGTGAAGAACAAATGTTGGTGAAGAAGAAGGGTCAAGATGAGTGCTTTGATTCGAGTTATGTGCGAAAATTCTTCGATCCGAATCGGCAAAAAGCAGTCAAAATAAGCGACAAAAACCAACTTTACACTGACCATAATTATTCGTCCGAAGAACGAAAATACGATTCGGTCAATATTAGGCAAGACTTGAAGAACAAGATCTCCGAAAAACGCTTGCGGAAGTTGTACTGA